The DNA region CTGTTTTGAGAAGAGTGATGGGTAAAGCTTCTTTTATTACTCTTCAAGATTTATCAGGTAGAATACAGATTTATTTGAAGAAAAGTGATCTGCCGGAAGGTCAATATAATACTTTTAAAAACTTATGTGATTTAGGTGATATAGTTGGTGTTTCTGGAATTATGTTTAAAACAAATACAGGTGAGCTATCTATTCATGCAGATCATTTTGAGATTCTAACTAAAGCAGTTCGACCTCTTCCTGATAAGTTCCATGGTTTATCAGATCAAGAAACTAGATATCGCCAGAGATATGTTGATCTTATTACAAATGATAATGCTCGAGAAGTTTTTAAAGTTCGCTCAAAAGTAGTGAGTTTTATTCGTAATTACTTTGATAGTATGAACTTTATGGAAGTAGAGACTCCTATGATGCATGTTCTACAAGGTGGGGCAGCGGCTAAGCCATTTAAAACACATCATAATGCTTTAGATATGACTTTATACTTGCGTATAGCTCCAGAGCTTTATTTGAAAAGGCTAGTTGTTGGTGGTTTTGAGCGTGTTTATGAAATAAATCGTAATTTTAGAAATGAAGGAGTATCATCTCGCCATAATCCAGAATTTACTATGCTTGAGTTTTATATGGCGTATTCTGACTATAACGATCTTATGGATTTGACAGAAGATATGTTCTCTAAGCTTGTGCAAGATGTTATAGGTACGCAAGAGCTTGAGTACGGCGAATATAAAATCAACTTTGGTGGCAAGTATGAACGTATATCAATGGTTGATTCAATCGTCAAATATAGTGATGATATTTCAAACCAAGACTTAGGTGATTTTGAGTCAGCTATGAAAGTTGCAAATAGGTTGAAAATTAAAGTAGAAGCTTTTTATGAGCTTGGCCATTTAATAAATGAGATATTTGAAGAGACTGTGGAGCATAAGCTTATTCAGCCAACATTTATTACTGATTATCCAGCAGTAGTTTCACCGTTAGCACGTCGACAAGATGGCAATCCAGAGTTTACAGATAGATTTGAATTCTTTATCGGGGCACGTGAAATTGCTAATGGTTTCTCTGAACTTAATGATGCCCAAGATCAAGCAGAAAGATTTAGAAAACAAGTCGCAGCAGCAGCTTCTGGTGATGATGAAGCGATGCCATATGATAAAGATTATATTAGAGCTTTAGAATATGGTATGCCACCGACCGCTGGTCAAGGTATTGGTATTGATAGGCTTGTAATGTATCTAACAAATTCACAATCTATTAGAGATGTAATTTTATTTCCACATATGAAACCAGAATAATTTGAGTGCTAGAAACTTGTTTGAATAGTAATTTGTATACTATAAGATTAGAAATTAAAAGTGATCTTTTATCAATATTAAGTTTAAAGAAAAAAATGAAAAAAAATTAATATTAGTATCCTTATTAGCTGTTACAACAGTAGCATGTGTAGCCAAGACATCAGTTAATCCTTCAAATATTGATAGTTTAGCTTCTTCTCTAGTTTTATAGCTTTCATCATGTACTAACTCTACTTTTAAAGTTCCAAAGAAACTTTCACAAGCAGCATTATCGTAACAGCATCCTTTAGAGCTCATACTTGATAGTAGCCAGTGTTCTTTAATAATGTCTTGATATTGTTTGCTACAAGTACTGTGACCCTTTATCAGAGTGTATAATCACACCACTAGGAAAATTTATTCTAAATAATGCCATATTTAAAGCATTACAAACTAAATCCGCTTTCATCCTAGAATCCATTGCCCAACCAATAACTGATCTTGAGAATAAATCTATAATCACACAAAGATACAGCCACCCCTCTTGTGTAGGTACATAATATAATGTTCCCAGAAAAAGCTACTGATTTTAGAAAGATTTTTATTCCTAAATGTTAAACTTAACTAGATAAATTAGGAAATAGATAAATGAGTAAAAAAAGAGTAACGTATACAGCTGATTTTAAAGCTAAAGTAATTATAGAATTGCTAGAAGGCGATATGACAGTTAATGAGATAGCAAGTAAGTATGATTTACTTCCTAAAAACGTGCACAATTGGAAGCAGCAATTTTTATCTAATGCTTGCTTAGCATTTGATAAAAGCTCTGTTGTTAAGGAGTATAAGCAGGAAATAGATGAGCTTAGAAAAGATAAAGATGCAACAAGTAAAGAACTAGGCGAGGTAATAGTAGAGAGGGATTTTTTAATGGGAAAGCTAAAAAGCTTGGTATCATCAAATGATAGAGTAAACTCTGTAGATACTAAGCTAGAATTATCTTTAAATAATCAGCTTAAACTATTATCTGTATCTAAGAGTGTGTACTATTATACACCAATATCAAAATTTAGTAGTAATGATGATATTAGACTATTAAATGCAATAGATTTGATACATACTAAACATCCATATTATGGTACGAGAAGGCTAGTAAAGTTGCTAAATAGATTAGGATTTCTAGCTGGAAGGAAGCTAATCAAAAGTGCTATGGAATTCATGGGTATTAAGGCATTGTATCCTAAAAAAAAGACAACTGTCATTAATAAGCAACACAAGAAATATCCATACTTACTTAATGTATTTAAAAATGAGACGAATCAGGTTGTTATAGATAAAGCTAATAAGGTATGGAGTGCTGATATCACGTATATTAGACTAGAATGTGGGTATGCATATTTAGCAGCCATAATAGATTGGCATAGCAAGAAAATACTAGCTTGGAAGATTTCTAATACTATGGATACACATCTAACAACTAGTGTGTTAAAAGAAGCGTTATTTAAATATGGTAAACCTGATATCTTTAACTCTGATCAAGGAACTCAATATACAGCAAAAGAGCATATTAAAATATTATCTGATAATAAAATAAATATATCTATGGATGCTAAAGGAAGATCTATAGATAATATTGCAATTGAGAGATTTTGGAGAACACTGAAATATGAAAATGTTTATCCGGCATCATATATAACTATGAAAGAGGCTAAAGTAGGTATCAAAGAATATATTGATATTTACAACAATGAAAGACTACATTCTAGTATTGGATATATGACTCCTGATGAAGTATATTCTGGTATTTTAGATGCTGCATAAAAGCAAGGAATAAAAATATTTTATAAAGTGGTATTGAATAATAGGGACAGTTTAATCTGATATAGAAAAGTATAATCAAATTGATAGTTATTTAAAAAATAATGGAAAGGCAAACTCTAGCTCGGTATACATTATCTGGGGAGGTGCTAATAATGTTTTTCAAGGTTACAACATGCAGGATGCTGCAAAAGATGTTATTTATGATGCTGATTATTTAGTTAGTAAAGGGGCGAGTGCTAACAATATATATATAGCTAACCTACCAGATTTAGGAATAACTCCATTAGCTATAAGTACAAAAACTGTTACGCCGATGAATGCACAATCTAAAATATTTAATAGTGAGCTTAATAGCTTATTAAAATCAAAAAAATATCATTTAATAGATGTGGTGAGTTTCTTAAATAAGATTGTTAAAAATAAGAAAATAACTATAAATGGCAAAACATATCTATTTAGTAATGTAACTGATGGTTTATGTAAAACTGGGAGTCCAACAGATCCAAATGCTTTAATCTGTGTGCCAGATTTATCAAAACAAGGAGCTAGTACTTATTTATTTGAGGGAAATATCCATCCTACTTCATATCTTCACCAAGTATTAGCACAGTACATTAAGAGCAATATTGATAAAACTCATACTTAGATTATTATGAATCTTTATAAGATGGTTTTTTGGTTAAATTATTAATTTATTTTAAGATAAGGGTGAAGCATAGCTATACTTGTAACCATTTTTTAATATTAGCTTTATTTTCACTATAAGTATCTAGACCTACTTTAACAAGCTCTTTAATATTATCTTCACTAATATCAGACATATCTGAGCTCGCCATACCAAGGTCAGGATTGATGCGAAGATGTTTATTTTCACTCATAATCATATCTACTGAGTAGGTTGAGGAATTAGTATCTCCATTCATGAAATCATCTATAATACCATTAGCTAACCATGATAACCCTCCCCACTTATAAACTGAAGATAATCTCTTTTTTATAGCTTTATTATCTTTAGCTGAATAGCCTGTTCCTAATGATAGTATAGAAATATCATCAAGCTTAGATCCAAGTTCCACAGCATATGCAACACCTAACATACTAGGATTATTTGCAGTGACTCCACCATCAATATAATAGTTATTATTTATCTTAAATGGAGGAAAATAGGTTGGTGCTGAACTAGATGCATTTCCAACCTGTGCGGAGGTTAAATTTTGAGTCATAGCTGTACTTTTAAATAAAACTGCTTTATTTTTTGTTAAATTATAAGATGTTATCAAAGTTGGCATAATCGCTGTAGAGAACTGACTGGTTCCTAGCATTTTTATAAGTGCTTTGTATTTGGATTCTCCAGAAAAAGTCGAACCATAAATAGAAGATAAAAAGGATAGAATGTTTTTATGGAATACTTTACTTAACAAAGAGTGATCAGTATAAGTATCAAGAATTTCTTTAGCAGATTTTTTCATTATATTCATTTGTATAGCAATTAAAGCACCAGTGCTAGTAGCAGATACTAATTGAAAATGATCTTGAATATTAATTCTAAAATCTTTTTCTATACAATAAAGAATTTGTGCGGGAATAATACCTTTTACACCTCCTCCATCAATACATAATACTTTCATTCCATATCTCCACAGTAGGTTAATTCCAGAACCTATTTTCCATTAGCATTGTTTAAATAGCAAGTTTGTCATGGCACCGTTAAGTTAACTAATTGAAGTGTAAAAAAGTAGTTTTTCTAAATCGTTTATACGTTGTCCTAAAAGCTTTTCAAAGAAGTGCAGACTGTGTTTAATGAAAATTATATATAAACTGTCCCTGTTATTCAATACTACTTTATAAAAAATTTTTATTTCTTGCTTTTATGCAGTATCTAAAATACCAGATATACTTCATCAGGAGTCATATATCCAATACTAGAATGTAGTCTTTCATTGTTGTAAATATCAATATATTCTTTGATACCTACTTTAGCCTCTTTCATAGTTATATATGATACCGGATAAACATTTTCATATTTCAGTGTTCTCCAAAATTGATCATACCCTCCTATTTGGGACACTTAGGTGTTAAGAAAAGGAGACAAGATGAGATATACAAAAGAGTTTAAAGATGAAGCTGTTAAATTATGTTTACAACCAGATGCAAATAGACGATAAATAGCAGATAATTTAGGGGTTAAATATAAAACCATTTGCAGTTGGATATCCAAAGCCATGTCAAACCCTCAGAAAGAAATAAAGATAGATTATAAAACGCAGTACCAGCAACTATCTTTTGAAAATACTGATTTGAAGAAAAAACTCAAACAGGCAGAAACAGAGCGTGAAATACTAAAAAAGTCAGCAGCGTACT from Francisella halioticida includes:
- the lysS gene encoding lysine--tRNA ligase, coding for MSSKLKDLIKTSIKEYLDINDITVKDAVRGKIREQISSSLENISEINDQVKTKVADLVKKYITDMQESSQMALRKEKLQTLAEQNNGISHPNSFRRNIVAADLQVKYSDKTKQELEELEPKEFYKVTGRAVLRRVMGKASFITLQDLSGRIQIYLKKSDLPEGQYNTFKNLCDLGDIVGVSGIMFKTNTGELSIHADHFEILTKAVRPLPDKFHGLSDQETRYRQRYVDLITNDNAREVFKVRSKVVSFIRNYFDSMNFMEVETPMMHVLQGGAAAKPFKTHHNALDMTLYLRIAPELYLKRLVVGGFERVYEINRNFRNEGVSSRHNPEFTMLEFYMAYSDYNDLMDLTEDMFSKLVQDVIGTQELEYGEYKINFGGKYERISMVDSIVKYSDDISNQDLGDFESAMKVANRLKIKVEAFYELGHLINEIFEETVEHKLIQPTFITDYPAVVSPLARRQDGNPEFTDRFEFFIGAREIANGFSELNDAQDQAERFRKQVAAAASGDDEAMPYDKDYIRALEYGMPPTAGQGIGIDRLVMYLTNSQSIRDVILFPHMKPE
- a CDS encoding IS3 family transposase is translated as MSKKRVTYTADFKAKVIIELLEGDMTVNEIASKYDLLPKNVHNWKQQFLSNACLAFDKSSVVKEYKQEIDELRKDKDATSKELGEVIVERDFLMGKLKSLVSSNDRVNSVDTKLELSLNNQLKLLSVSKSVYYYTPISKFSSNDDIRLLNAIDLIHTKHPYYGTRRLVKLLNRLGFLAGRKLIKSAMEFMGIKALYPKKKTTVINKQHKKYPYLLNVFKNETNQVVIDKANKVWSADITYIRLECGYAYLAAIIDWHSKKILAWKISNTMDTHLTTSVLKEALFKYGKPDIFNSDQGTQYTAKEHIKILSDNKINISMDAKGRSIDNIAIERFWRTLKYENVYPASYITMKEAKVGIKEYIDIYNNERLHSSIGYMTPDEVYSGILDAA
- a CDS encoding SGNH/GDSL hydrolase family protein, producing the protein MDSYLKNNGKANSSSVYIIWGGANNVFQGYNMQDAAKDVIYDADYLVSKGASANNIYIANLPDLGITPLAISTKTVTPMNAQSKIFNSELNSLLKSKKYHLIDVVSFLNKIVKNKKITINGKTYLFSNVTDGLCKTGSPTDPNALICVPDLSKQGASTYLFEGNIHPTSYLHQVLAQYIKSNIDKTHT
- a CDS encoding patatin-like phospholipase family protein, which codes for MKVLCIDGGGVKGIIPAQILYCIEKDFRINIQDHFQLVSATSTGALIAIQMNIMKKSAKEILDTYTDHSLLSKVFHKNILSFLSSIYGSTFSGESKYKALIKMLGTSQFSTAIMPTLITSYNLTKNKAVLFKSTAMTQNLTSAQVGNASSSAPTYFPPFKINNNYYIDGGVTANNPSMLGVAYAVELGSKLDDISILSLGTGYSAKDNKAIKKRLSSVYKWGGLSWLANGIIDDFMNGDTNSSTYSVDMIMSENKHLRINPDLGMASSDMSDISEDNIKELVKVGLDTYSENKANIKKWLQV
- a CDS encoding IS3 family transposase, which gives rise to MSQIGGYDQFWRTLKYENVYPVSYITMKEAKVGIKEYIDIYNNERLHSSIGYMTPDEVYLVF